CTCATAGGCCATGTCGAAATGATCTTCGATGACCCCCTTGCCGCGTCCGGTCACGAAGACGAAATGCTCGATGCCGGCCTCGCGCGCCTCGTCCACCACATGCTGGACGACCGGGCGGTCCACGACCGTCAGCATTTCCTTGGGCACGGCCTTGGTCGCCGGGAGAAATCGGGTGCCGAGTCCGGCGACAGGAAAGACAGCCTTGCGAATGCGCTTGGTCATGAGAGTCCGTTTCGAGTGCGTTTTATCAATCGCGTGAGGGCCGCTCACGCTCATGTAGACCTAAATTTGACGGTTGCGGCGTTAATTTGACGTCAGCAGCCAGGGAAAGCGGAAAATGGCGGTATTGGTGACGGGCGGAGCCGGATATATCGGCAGCCACACGGTTCTCGAACTTCTCGACGCCGGCGAGACGCCCGTGGTCCTCGACGATCTTTCGACGGGCTTCCGCTGGGCCGTGCCGGAGGGCGCTCCCCTCTTCCTCGGCGACGATGGCGACGAGGCGCTCGTCGCCGACATCATCGCGCGGCACGACATCACCGCGATCATCCATTTCGCCGCGAAGATCGTGGTTCCGGAATCTGTCGCCGATCCGCTCGGCTATTATCTCAACAACACATCCAAGGCGCGCAATCTCATCGCGACGGCGGTCGCGAGCGGGGTGAAGCATGTCATCTTCTCCTCCACCGCGGCGGTTTATGGCGACCCTCAACGCCAGCCGGTGACGGAGGATACGCCGCTCTCGCCCGTCTCGCCCTATGGCCGCTCCAAGCTCATGGTCGAATGGATGCTGGAGGATACGGCGCGCGCCCATGATTTCGCCTATGTGGCGCTGCGATATTTCAACGTCGCCGGGGCCGATCCGAAAGGCCGCTGCGGCCAGTCGACGCCCAACGCCACCCATCTGATCAAGGTCGCGGCGCAGACGGCGCTCGGCAAGCGGGCGTCGATGCAGGTGTTCGGCACGGATTATCCGACGCCCGACGGCACCTGCGTGCGCGACTATATTCAGGTGACCGACCTCGCCCGCGCCCATCTCGACGCGCTGCGCCATTTGCGCGGCGGGGGCGGGAGTCTCGTCGCCAATTGCGGCTATGCGCACGGCTTTTCGGTGCTCGAGGTCATCGAGGCGGTGAAGCGCGTCTCGGGCGTGGATTTTCGCGTCGATTACGGGCCGCGCCGGCCCGGCGATCCGGCCATGATCGTGGCCTCGAATCAGCGGGCGCGGGAGATTCTCGGCTGGCGGCCCGAACACGACAATCTGGACGAGATCGTCCGGCAGGCGCTCGACTGGGAGAAGCGACTCTCCACCCGTCAGGCCTGAGCGCCGGATGACGACGCGCGTCGCTCGTCGGGGAAGCGCGCATCGATCACCGCCTGTTGCGCCTGATGGTCGATCAGGGAGACGCAGGGGCGCTCGCGGATGAGGTCCCTCAGCTCGCCGGCGACCCGGCGCGCCGCTTCCCGCACCTCCTCGGGCAGGCGACGGCTTTCGGCAAGATGCGTCGCCTCCAGGAGCTTCAATCGAAGCACGGCCGGCCCGGCGGCCGCCAGAAAGTCAAAGTCGGCGCTCAGAAGACGCGCCAAGGGGTCTTTCGCCGGCATTTTTTCCTCGCAATGCGTCGTCTCCTTCCCAAACAGAAGGGCCATCATGAACATGACGCGCACAAAGCTTACGCCAGACGCTCTTGTGCGAAGCTTATGCGCGGCTATTGCGACTCCAGCCGTTCGACGATCGTTCGAAGCGTCTTCAACCGGGCGAATTTCTTGTCATTGGCCTCGACCAGGGTCCAGGGCGCGTGGCGCGAGCTGGTGCGGTCGATCATTTCCGTCATCGCCGTTTCGTAAAGCGCCCATTTCTCCCGATTGCGCCAGTCGTCGGGAGTGAGCTTGTAGCGTTTGAAGGGCTTCGCCTCGC
The DNA window shown above is from Methylocystis echinoides and carries:
- the galE gene encoding UDP-glucose 4-epimerase GalE encodes the protein MAVLVTGGAGYIGSHTVLELLDAGETPVVLDDLSTGFRWAVPEGAPLFLGDDGDEALVADIIARHDITAIIHFAAKIVVPESVADPLGYYLNNTSKARNLIATAVASGVKHVIFSSTAAVYGDPQRQPVTEDTPLSPVSPYGRSKLMVEWMLEDTARAHDFAYVALRYFNVAGADPKGRCGQSTPNATHLIKVAAQTALGKRASMQVFGTDYPTPDGTCVRDYIQVTDLARAHLDALRHLRGGGGSLVANCGYAHGFSVLEVIEAVKRVSGVDFRVDYGPRRPGDPAMIVASNQRAREILGWRPEHDNLDEIVRQALDWEKRLSTRQA